In Marinobacter sp. LQ44, the following are encoded in one genomic region:
- a CDS encoding GMC family oxidoreductase, which produces MTTEQFDYVVVGAGSAGCAVANRLSQSGRYSVLLLEAGPESRRNPFVNMPLGFLQLMFSRRYNWQFNTEPQRHMYDRALFQPRGKMLGGSSAMNAQVYIRGHARDYDEWARLGCNGWSYAEVLPYFRRSEHFEPKCTPGEADFHGQGGPLNVAARRYTNPLSTAFVEAATQAKYRLNTDFNGSEQEGAGFYYAYQKDGTRCSNARAYLEPATARSNLTVRSNAQVTRVLLEGTRATGVEYRVAAGLTQVRAGREVVLCGGAFNSPQLLMLSGIGPREELSRHGIDVRHALEGIGQNLQDHIDVFVRVSARSRQGISMHPSYWLKGLWALLQYLSGRRGVLSSNGAEAGGFIRSRPEEPIPDLQLHFAPMLYDDHGRDLKTAMSGYGYAVMIYGLRPSSRGRVGLHSADPFAAPLIDPNYMADSADVERLVRGVYLVRKILAQPAFAPHHEAEVSPGPALQNDDDLAEWVRRSGESAYHPVGTCKMGVDPMAVVDPRLRVHGLQCLRVIDVSIMPTLVGGNTNQPATIIGEKGAAMILEDAGEMVG; this is translated from the coding sequence ATGACGACCGAGCAATTTGATTATGTGGTGGTTGGCGCGGGCTCGGCCGGATGTGCCGTCGCCAACCGCCTGTCGCAGAGCGGTCGCTATTCAGTGCTGCTGCTCGAAGCCGGCCCGGAGAGCCGGCGCAACCCTTTCGTGAACATGCCGCTGGGTTTCCTGCAGCTGATGTTCAGCCGCCGTTACAACTGGCAGTTCAATACCGAACCGCAACGGCATATGTACGACCGGGCACTGTTCCAGCCGCGGGGCAAGATGCTCGGTGGTTCCAGCGCCATGAACGCGCAGGTCTACATCCGCGGGCATGCCCGGGACTACGACGAGTGGGCAAGGCTGGGGTGCAACGGGTGGTCATACGCCGAGGTACTGCCCTACTTCCGCCGATCTGAACATTTCGAGCCGAAATGTACGCCGGGTGAGGCAGATTTTCATGGCCAGGGTGGTCCCCTCAATGTGGCCGCGCGCCGCTATACTAATCCGCTGAGCACGGCGTTTGTCGAGGCGGCAACCCAGGCAAAGTACCGGCTCAATACAGATTTCAACGGCAGTGAGCAGGAGGGCGCAGGCTTCTACTACGCCTACCAGAAAGACGGCACACGCTGTAGCAACGCGCGGGCCTATCTCGAACCCGCCACGGCGCGTTCCAACCTGACTGTCCGCAGCAACGCGCAAGTCACCCGGGTGCTACTCGAAGGCACACGCGCCACCGGTGTCGAATACCGCGTTGCAGCAGGGCTGACGCAGGTTCGTGCCGGGCGCGAAGTTGTGCTCTGCGGCGGCGCGTTCAACTCGCCGCAACTGCTGATGCTATCCGGGATCGGTCCACGGGAGGAACTGTCCAGACATGGCATTGACGTGCGCCATGCGCTGGAAGGCATCGGGCAGAATCTGCAGGACCATATCGACGTGTTCGTGCGCGTCAGCGCGCGCAGCCGCCAGGGCATCTCGATGCATCCGAGCTACTGGCTCAAGGGCCTGTGGGCCCTGCTGCAATACCTGAGTGGTCGACGGGGCGTGCTGTCGAGTAACGGCGCCGAGGCCGGCGGATTCATCCGCTCCCGGCCCGAAGAGCCGATACCCGACCTGCAACTGCACTTCGCGCCAATGCTGTACGACGATCACGGGCGGGACCTGAAGACCGCAATGAGCGGTTATGGCTACGCGGTGATGATCTACGGGCTCAGGCCGTCGTCGCGCGGGCGCGTTGGCCTGCACAGTGCCGACCCGTTTGCAGCGCCGCTGATCGACCCCAACTACATGGCGGATTCCGCCGATGTCGAGCGACTGGTGCGCGGGGTATATCTGGTGCGCAAAATCCTGGCGCAGCCTGCCTTTGCACCGCACCACGAGGCTGAGGTCTCGCCCGGGCCGGCGCTGCAGAATGACGACGACCTCGCCGAATGGGTGAGGCGCAGCGGTGAATCGGCTTATCACCCGGTTGGCACCTGCAAGATGGGTGTCGATCCGATGGCAGTGGTCGACCCGCGCCTGCGCGTGCATGGCCTGCAGTGCCTGCGGGTGATCGATGTCTCCATCATGCCGACGCTGGTCGGCGGAAACACCAATCAGCCGGCGACCATAATCGGCGAGAAAGGTGCCGCGATGATACTTGAGGATGCCGGGGAGATGGTCGGCTGA